One Triticum dicoccoides isolate Atlit2015 ecotype Zavitan chromosome 4B, WEW_v2.0, whole genome shotgun sequence genomic window carries:
- the LOC119295127 gene encoding transcription factor bHLH84-like isoform X1, translated as MVFSVLSLYRSILHCLGARSFFLLYTPSRKEAQVYQTAKSSLTPYTYIRMESGGVIAEAGWDSLGLTSQAEESEMMEQLLGTFPSNGEEEHQELPWSVQATHAYYAHCNGSSNAYSSASSNSVGSLILDVPSDYGGFYLGDSNGIGSCTAALDLNMVHEQGAAQFMDAIFNPSYGNGDSSCDNLGDSSMNLLDSIDTSNKRKHQDQGKIADQTSGRKYSRKADSKRTKKAMQCEGDDGTTADTSKQSLSCCTSEIDSNAFQEPPVASKPKGKAQAGRQTTDPQSLYARKRREKINERLKVLQNLVPNGTKVDISTMLEEAVEYVKFLQLQIKLLSSDEMWMYAPIAYNGMNIGIDLNLSQH; from the exons ATG GTTTTCTCAGTCCTCAGTTTGTATAGATCTATATTGCACTGTTTGGGTGCTCGGAGCTTCTTTCTTCTATACACACCTTCACGGAAG GAAGCACAAGTGTATCAAACAGCCAAGTCCTCTCTCACACCCTACACTTATATCAGGATGGAGTCTGGAGGAGTGATTGCTGAAGCGGGCTGGGACTCGCTTGGCCTGACGTCGCAGGCTGAGGAGTCGGAGATGATGGAGCAGCTGCTTGGCACCTTCCCCTCCAACGGCGAGGAAGAACACCAGGAGCTACCTTGGTCTGTTCAGGCCACACATGCATACTATGCCCACTGTAACGGTAGCTCTAATGCATACAGTTCCGCTAGTAGCAACAGTGTTGGTAGTCTCATCCTTGATGTGCCGTCGGATTATGGGGGCTTTTATTTGGGCGACTCAAATGGGATCGGCTCCTGCACCGCCGCACTTGACCTGAACATGGTTCATGAGCAAGGTGCGGCTCAGTTTATGGATGCCATCTTCAACCCTTCATATGGGAATGGCGATTCAAGCTGCGACAATCTTGGAGACTCGAGCATGAACTTGCTTGACTCCATTGACACGTCCAACAAGAGAAAGCACCAGGATCAAGGGAAAATAGCTGACCAAACAAGT GGTCGGAAATACTCAAGGAAGGCGGACTCGAAGCGGACAAAGAAGGCCATGCAATGTGAAGGCGACGATGGCACCACTGCTGACACAAGCAAGCAAAGCTTGAGCTGCTGCACGTCTGAAATTGACTCTAATGCTTTTCAAGAGCCTCCTGTTGCCTCTAAGCCGAAGGGCAAGGCTCAGGCTGGCCGCCAGACAACCGATCCCCAGAGCCTCTATGCAAGG AAAAGAAGAGAAAAGATCAATGAGAGGCTGAAGGTACTACAGAACCTTGTTCCGAATGGAACCAAA GTAGATATCAGCACTATGCTTGAAGAGGCAGTGGAGTATGTGAAGTTCTTGCAGCTTCAAATCAAG CTCCTCAGCTCCGATGAAATGTGGATGTATGCGCCAATTGCGTACAACGGGATGAACATTGGAATCGACTTGAACCTCTCTCAGCACTGA
- the LOC119292530 gene encoding uncharacterized protein LOC119292530 — translation MGMQALMDVRCKNLVNPVCDWLSEIYDPASREFVIPGRGRLPLYEESVFCTLGVPRGEIKVPYEVNNKIEEALFARLFPGMASMPNTTMLATLLEGMKTHGEIFKMKLLMYMISTVFVPATSLRPSNKCFPILAKLKDVKKINWCKFIADFLHDAFSNKMYQKGCRLHLMLMYVDCLDLSTIDFTGIGGPPPPQKFAVSAWTYNAIKVVLAADKITDTKYGKLQLMAKHAIDYSVFDGPQNFGKWMDVHSAPSCPVKARAPVEHLVGRFASGMTNLLGKLVEGWTTLNGSDSEAVARQFTPFVGERTHRPTGCHDRYDYNSSQELPDTQDELDGDDGLDKGDDDDMENVKHETDDDEHVEVRVGGKKDKAAPDVPPPEKVIE, via the exons ATGGGGATGCAGGCTTTGATGGATGTTCGGTGCAAGAACCTAGtgaaccctgtatgcgactggctcAGTGAGATTTATGATCCTGCCTCCAGGGAATTTGTGATTCCAGGACGTGGAAGACTGCCTTTGTAtgaggaatccgtgttctgcactttgggtgtgccccGTGGAGAAATCAAAGTCCCGTATGAGGTGAATAATAAGATCGAGGAAGCCTTATTCGCCCGTTTGTTTCCTGGGATGGCATCCATGCCGAATACGACTATGCTGGCAACTTTGCTGGAGGGCATGAAAACCCATGGCGAGATTTTTAAGATGAAGCTCCTCATGTACATGATCTCAACTGTTTTTGTGCCTGCCAcatctcttcgcccaagcaacaagtgcttccccatcctg GCGAAGCTGAAAGATGTGAAGAAAATAAATTGGTGTAAATTCATCGCTgacttcctgcatgatgcattctcaaacaagatgtaccagaagggttgtcgCTTGCACTTAATG CTCATGTATGTCGATTGTCTTGATCTGTCCACCATTGACTTTACTGGGATAGGAGGCCCGCCGCCTCCACAGAAGTTTGCTGTCTCTGCGTGGACGTATAATGCTATCAAGGTTGTGCTTGCCGCAGACAAGATAACTGATACGAAATATGGgaaactgcag ttgatggccaagcatgctatagactacagtgTGTTTGATGGGCCTCAAAACTTTGGCAAGTGGATGGATGTGCATTCAGCTCCATCTTGTCCTGTTAAG GCGAGGGCACCAGTTGAGCATCTAGTTGGGCGGTTTGCTTCCGGCATGACCAacttgctcgggaagttggttgagggttgGACGACACTTAATGGCTCTGACAGCGAagcggttgcgaggcagttcacacCATTTGTTGGAGAACGAACACATCGGCCAACTGGTTGCCATGACCGGTACGACTACAACAGCTCCCAGGAGCTCCCTGACACGCAAGATGAACTAGATGGAGATGATGGTCTCGACAAGGGcgatgatgacgacatggagaaTGTGAAACATGAAACCGATGACGATGAACATGTTGAAGTTCGTGTAGGTGGTAAGAAGGACAAGGCTGCACCAGATGTCCCCCCACCGGAGAAAGTCATTGAATAG
- the LOC119295127 gene encoding transcription factor RSL3-like isoform X2 has product MESGGVIAEAGWDSLGLTSQAEESEMMEQLLGTFPSNGEEEHQELPWSVQATHAYYAHCNGSSNAYSSASSNSVGSLILDVPSDYGGFYLGDSNGIGSCTAALDLNMVHEQGAAQFMDAIFNPSYGNGDSSCDNLGDSSMNLLDSIDTSNKRKHQDQGKIADQTSGRKYSRKADSKRTKKAMQCEGDDGTTADTSKQSLSCCTSEIDSNAFQEPPVASKPKGKAQAGRQTTDPQSLYARKRREKINERLKVLQNLVPNGTKVDISTMLEEAVEYVKFLQLQIKLLSSDEMWMYAPIAYNGMNIGIDLNLSQH; this is encoded by the exons ATGGAGTCTGGAGGAGTGATTGCTGAAGCGGGCTGGGACTCGCTTGGCCTGACGTCGCAGGCTGAGGAGTCGGAGATGATGGAGCAGCTGCTTGGCACCTTCCCCTCCAACGGCGAGGAAGAACACCAGGAGCTACCTTGGTCTGTTCAGGCCACACATGCATACTATGCCCACTGTAACGGTAGCTCTAATGCATACAGTTCCGCTAGTAGCAACAGTGTTGGTAGTCTCATCCTTGATGTGCCGTCGGATTATGGGGGCTTTTATTTGGGCGACTCAAATGGGATCGGCTCCTGCACCGCCGCACTTGACCTGAACATGGTTCATGAGCAAGGTGCGGCTCAGTTTATGGATGCCATCTTCAACCCTTCATATGGGAATGGCGATTCAAGCTGCGACAATCTTGGAGACTCGAGCATGAACTTGCTTGACTCCATTGACACGTCCAACAAGAGAAAGCACCAGGATCAAGGGAAAATAGCTGACCAAACAAGT GGTCGGAAATACTCAAGGAAGGCGGACTCGAAGCGGACAAAGAAGGCCATGCAATGTGAAGGCGACGATGGCACCACTGCTGACACAAGCAAGCAAAGCTTGAGCTGCTGCACGTCTGAAATTGACTCTAATGCTTTTCAAGAGCCTCCTGTTGCCTCTAAGCCGAAGGGCAAGGCTCAGGCTGGCCGCCAGACAACCGATCCCCAGAGCCTCTATGCAAGG AAAAGAAGAGAAAAGATCAATGAGAGGCTGAAGGTACTACAGAACCTTGTTCCGAATGGAACCAAA GTAGATATCAGCACTATGCTTGAAGAGGCAGTGGAGTATGTGAAGTTCTTGCAGCTTCAAATCAAG CTCCTCAGCTCCGATGAAATGTGGATGTATGCGCCAATTGCGTACAACGGGATGAACATTGGAATCGACTTGAACCTCTCTCAGCACTGA
- the LOC119295128 gene encoding probable N-acetyl-gamma-glutamyl-phosphate reductase, chloroplastic → MGSTALGGAAPARAGLAPKNGVLGSTFKPCGVVKLKTTPKVGRSSVCVRASIASSPQKQYSPKTPAVQSGEEVRIAVLGASGYTGAEIVRLLANHPQFRITVMTADRKAGEQFGSVFPHLITQDLPNLVAIKDADFSDVDAVFCCLPHGTTQEIIKGLPKQLKIVDLSADFRLRDINEYAEWYGHAHRAPELQEEAVYGLTEVLRDEIRNARLVANPGCYPTSIQLPLVPLIKAKLIKLSNIIIDAKSGVTGAGRGAKEANLYTEIAEGIHAYGIKGHRHVPEVEQGLSEAAESKVTISFTPNLICMKRGMQSTMFVEMAPGVTVSDLYQHLKSTYEGEEFVKLLNGSNVPHTRHVVGSNYCFMNVFEDRIPGRAIIISVIDNLVKGASGQAVQNLNLMMGLPENMGLQYQPLFP, encoded by the exons ATGGGATCGACGGCACTCGGTGGTGCGGctccggcgcgcgccggattggcccCCAAG AATGGAGTCCTTGGATCTACTTTCAAGCCATGCGGTGTGGTCAAGCTCAAAACAACTCCTAAG GTTGGACGCTCTTCAGTCTGTGTGAGGGCATCCATTGCTTCTTCACCACAAAAACAGTACTCTCCCAAGACACCAGCAGTTCAATCAGGGGAGGAAGTACGCATTGCAGTGCTAGGAGCCAGCGGTTATACTGGGGCTGAG ATTGTGCGGCTTCTAGCAAACCACCCTCAGTTCCGCATCACAGTGATGACCGCAGATAGGAAAGCCGGTGAACAGTTTGGATCTGTATTTCCTCACTtgataacacag GACCTGCCAAATTTAGTTGCAATTAAAGATGCAGATTTTTCAGATGTTGATGCTGTTTTTTGTTGCTTGCCGCATGGAACAACACAG GAAATTATTAAAGGTTTACCCAAGCAACTGAAGATTGTTGATCTCTCTGCG GATTTCCGATTGCGTGACATCAATGAGTATGCTGAGTGGTATGGCCATGCTCATAGGGCACCAGAACTTCAG GAAGAGGCTGTTTATGGTTTGACGGAGGTTCTTCGAGATGAAATAAGAAATGCACGGCTTGTTGCCAACCCGGGATGTTATCCCACGTCTATTCAGCTCCCTCTTGTTCCTCTAATAAAG GCAAAACTGATCAAGCTGAGCAATATAATAATTGATGCAAAATCTGGGGTTACCGGGGCAG GACGTGGAGCTAAGGAAGCAAATCTTTACACCGAGATAGCTGAAGGCATTCATGCTTATGGAATAAAAGGCCACCGTCATG TTCCTGAGGTTGAACAAGGATTGTCAGAGGCTGCAGAATCCAAAGTTACTATCAGCTTCACTCCAAATCTTATCTGCATG AAACGTGGGATGCAATCTACTATGTTTGTTGAAATGGCACCTGGAGTGACTGTCAGTGATTTGTATCAGCATCTCAAGTCTACTTATGAG GGTGAAGAATTTGTCAAGCTGTTAAATGGCAGCAATGTTCCTCACACACGCCATGTTGTTGGATCAAATTACTGTTTCATGAATGTCTTCGAGGACAGAATTCCTGGAAGGGCCATCATCATCTCTGTC ATAGACAATCTTGTGAAAGGAGCATCTGGCCAGGCCGTGCAGAACCTCAATCTGATGATGGGACTGCCTGAGAATATGGGGCTGCAATATCAGCCCCTATTTCCTTGA
- the LOC119295129 gene encoding transcription termination factor MTERF15, mitochondrial-like encodes MASALRALHHRLPRSLHHSNPLSTSASPHDLRELLRIQRILGDPAATTQPTQTQQRPRAAATADLHRLLHRAAGLTTAEATSLLGRIPNTHRLEHLLQELRGLRLPAGEIRKALGSDPDGLLSMEPGEPSRLVELLDELRCRAPIKDQVLSHGVLSAAIAARRRVELLHERGLSRRDALRVISVEPRAILYSLDDVERKVEFLVGRMGFEIGWLVEYPEFLGINLDRSIIPRHNVVEYLASVGGLGDPIEMKHYVRFSRLKFYNLFVKPYPECERIFGGLVREKKDEVRWQHPVGLWKLFKPAKYEITEENVKDMKLVVESLH; translated from the coding sequence ATGGCTTCCGCTCTACGGGCCCTTCACCACCGCCTCCCCCGCTCTCTCCACCACTCCAATCCCCTTTCCACCTCCGCCTCACCTCACGACCTCCGCGAGCTCCTCCGCATCCAACGCATCCTCGGTGACCCCGCAGCAACCACCCAGCCCACGCAAACGCAACAACGCCCACGAGCCGCCGCCACCGCAGACCTGCACCGACTTCTCCACCGCGCGGCCGGCCTCACCACCGCCGAGGCCACCTCCCTGCTCGGCCGCATCCCTAACACCCACCGTCTGGAACACCTTCTCCAAGAACTTCGTGGCCTGCGCCTCCCGGCGGGCGAGATCAGGAAAGCTCTCGGGTCCGACCCCGACGGACTCCTCTCCATGGAGCCGGGCGAGCCGTCCCGCCTTGTCGAGCTCCTAGACGAGCTCCGCTGCCGGGCGCCCATCAAGGACCAGGTCCTCTCTCACGGCGTGCTCAGCGCCGCAATAGCCGCGAGGCGGCGGGTAGAGCTCCTGCACGAGCGCGGGCTGAGCCGGCGTGACGCGCTGAGGGTGATCTCCGTTGAGCCTCGGGCAATTTTATATAGCCTGGACGATGTGGAGAGGAAGGTGGAGTTCTTGGTGGGCAGGATGGGGTTTGAGATTGGTTGGCTGGTGGAGTACCCAGAGTTCTTGGGGATAAATCTCGACAGGTCGATCATCCCACGGCACAATGTAGTGGAGTATTTGGCGTCGGTGGGTGGGCTTGGGGACCCCATTGAGATGAAGCATTATGTGAGATTCAGCCGCCTCAAGTTCTACAATCTGTTCGTGAAGCCATACCCGGAGTGCGAGAGGATTTTCGGGGGCCTAGTCAGGGAGAAAAAGGATGAGGTGAGGTGGCAGCATCCGGTGGGGTTGTGGAAGCTGTTTAAACCGGCGAAGTATGAGATCACTGAGGAGAATGTGAAGGACATGAAGTTGGTTGTTGAATCACTTCATTAG